The Zonotrichia albicollis isolate bZonAlb1 chromosome 9, bZonAlb1.hap1, whole genome shotgun sequence genome has a window encoding:
- the MFF gene encoding mitochondrial fission factor isoform X1, protein MSGAAFPSPAAEMAEMNRLQYEMEYTEGISQRMRVPEKLKVAPQNSDLDKNSLEGFPNASVTMQVPERIVVAGNSEDIPFSRPTDLDILQSTPFKPLALKTPPRVISLSDRPLDFLDLEKPPQQTPQSEEVRAVGRLKRERSMSENATRQNGQLARNDSMWHRSDTVPRNKMPRFQSPLSAKDCTVTPSLQQARVCPPNMLPEDGINLYSARGILSFIQSSTRRAYQQVLDVLDENRSLDKDNRPMLRGGSAGTTSSNPHHDNTRYTLSSFETTLEGTPDDMTVVDAASLRRQIIKLNRRLQLLEEENKERAKREMIMYSITVAFWLLNSWLWFRR, encoded by the exons CCGTCGCCGGCTGCCGAGATGGCCGAGATGAACCGGCTGCAGTACGAGATGGAATACACCGAGGGCATCAGCCAGCGCATGAGGGTCCCCGAGAAGCTCAAGGTGGCTCCTCAAAACTCTGACCTGGACAAGAACAGCCTGGAAGGATTCCCAAATGCCAGTGTAACCATGCAGGTTCCAGAGCGGATTGTAGTGGCAG GTAATAGTGAAGACATTCCATTTTCCAGACCAACAGACCTTGACATTCTTCAGTCTACTCCATTCAAACCACTGGCATTGAAAACTCCTCCCCGTGTTATTTCTCTTAGTGATCGACCGCTAGATTTTTTGGACCTAGAAAAACCTCCACAGCAGACACCTCAGAGTGAAGAG GTGCGCGCGGTGGGAAGGCTGAAGCGAGAGCGCTCCATGAGCGAGAACGCCACGCGGCAGAACGGGCAGCTGGCCCGCAACGACTCCAT GTGGCACAGATCAGATACTGTCCCAAGAAATAAAATGCCACGGTTCCAGTCACCTCTTTCGGCTAAGGATTGCAC TGTGACCCCATCACTGCAACAGGCCCGTGTCTGTCCTCCCAATATGTTACCTGAAGATGGAATTAATCTTTACTCTGCTCGTGGCATTTTGTCGTTTATCCAGTCTTCCACTCGTAGGGCTTACCAGCAGGTCTTGGATGTGCTGGATGAAAACCGCAG CTTGGACAAGGACAATAG GCCAATGTTACGTGGTGGGTCAGCTGGTACCACCTCCTCTAACCCTCATCATGACAACACCAG ATACACTCTCTCCAGCTTCGAAACGACGCTCGAGGGAACCCCAGATGACATGACAGTCGTAGATGCTGCCTCCCTGAGAAGACAG ATAATCAAACTTAATCGCCGTCTCCAGCTCCTggaagaagagaacaaagagcGTGCTAAGAGGGAAATGATCATGTATTCCATTACTGTAGCTTTCTGGCTACTCAATAGCTGGCTTTGGTTTCGGCGCTAG
- the MFF gene encoding mitochondrial fission factor isoform X2 — protein sequence MSGAAFPSPAAEMAEMNRLQYEMEYTEGISQRMRVPEKLKVAPQNSDLDKNSLEGFPNASVTMQVPERIVVAGNSEDIPFSRPTDLDILQSTPFKPLALKTPPRVISLSDRPLDFLDLEKPPQQTPQSEEVRAVGRLKRERSMSENATRQNGQLARNDSMWHRSDTVPRNKMPRFQSPLSAKDCTVTPSLQQARVCPPNMLPEDGINLYSARGILSFIQSSTRRAYQQVLDVLDENRRPMLRGGSAGTTSSNPHHDNTRYTLSSFETTLEGTPDDMTVVDAASLRRQIIKLNRRLQLLEEENKERAKREMIMYSITVAFWLLNSWLWFRR from the exons CCGTCGCCGGCTGCCGAGATGGCCGAGATGAACCGGCTGCAGTACGAGATGGAATACACCGAGGGCATCAGCCAGCGCATGAGGGTCCCCGAGAAGCTCAAGGTGGCTCCTCAAAACTCTGACCTGGACAAGAACAGCCTGGAAGGATTCCCAAATGCCAGTGTAACCATGCAGGTTCCAGAGCGGATTGTAGTGGCAG GTAATAGTGAAGACATTCCATTTTCCAGACCAACAGACCTTGACATTCTTCAGTCTACTCCATTCAAACCACTGGCATTGAAAACTCCTCCCCGTGTTATTTCTCTTAGTGATCGACCGCTAGATTTTTTGGACCTAGAAAAACCTCCACAGCAGACACCTCAGAGTGAAGAG GTGCGCGCGGTGGGAAGGCTGAAGCGAGAGCGCTCCATGAGCGAGAACGCCACGCGGCAGAACGGGCAGCTGGCCCGCAACGACTCCAT GTGGCACAGATCAGATACTGTCCCAAGAAATAAAATGCCACGGTTCCAGTCACCTCTTTCGGCTAAGGATTGCAC TGTGACCCCATCACTGCAACAGGCCCGTGTCTGTCCTCCCAATATGTTACCTGAAGATGGAATTAATCTTTACTCTGCTCGTGGCATTTTGTCGTTTATCCAGTCTTCCACTCGTAGGGCTTACCAGCAGGTCTTGGATGTGCTGGATGAAAACCGCAG GCCAATGTTACGTGGTGGGTCAGCTGGTACCACCTCCTCTAACCCTCATCATGACAACACCAG ATACACTCTCTCCAGCTTCGAAACGACGCTCGAGGGAACCCCAGATGACATGACAGTCGTAGATGCTGCCTCCCTGAGAAGACAG ATAATCAAACTTAATCGCCGTCTCCAGCTCCTggaagaagagaacaaagagcGTGCTAAGAGGGAAATGATCATGTATTCCATTACTGTAGCTTTCTGGCTACTCAATAGCTGGCTTTGGTTTCGGCGCTAG
- the MFF gene encoding mitochondrial fission factor isoform X4, which translates to MSGAAFPSPAAEMAEMNRLQYEMEYTEGISQRMRVPEKLKVAPQNSDLDKNSLEGFPNASVTMQVPERIVVAGNSEDIPFSRPTDLDILQSTPFKPLALKTPPRVISLSDRPLDFLDLEKPPQQTPQSEEVRAVGRLKRERSMSENATRQNGQLARNDSIVTPSLQQARVCPPNMLPEDGINLYSARGILSFIQSSTRRAYQQVLDVLDENRRPMLRGGSAGTTSSNPHHDNTRYTLSSFETTLEGTPDDMTVVDAASLRRQIIKLNRRLQLLEEENKERAKREMIMYSITVAFWLLNSWLWFRR; encoded by the exons CCGTCGCCGGCTGCCGAGATGGCCGAGATGAACCGGCTGCAGTACGAGATGGAATACACCGAGGGCATCAGCCAGCGCATGAGGGTCCCCGAGAAGCTCAAGGTGGCTCCTCAAAACTCTGACCTGGACAAGAACAGCCTGGAAGGATTCCCAAATGCCAGTGTAACCATGCAGGTTCCAGAGCGGATTGTAGTGGCAG GTAATAGTGAAGACATTCCATTTTCCAGACCAACAGACCTTGACATTCTTCAGTCTACTCCATTCAAACCACTGGCATTGAAAACTCCTCCCCGTGTTATTTCTCTTAGTGATCGACCGCTAGATTTTTTGGACCTAGAAAAACCTCCACAGCAGACACCTCAGAGTGAAGAG GTGCGCGCGGTGGGAAGGCTGAAGCGAGAGCGCTCCATGAGCGAGAACGCCACGCGGCAGAACGGGCAGCTGGCCCGCAACGACTCCAT TGTGACCCCATCACTGCAACAGGCCCGTGTCTGTCCTCCCAATATGTTACCTGAAGATGGAATTAATCTTTACTCTGCTCGTGGCATTTTGTCGTTTATCCAGTCTTCCACTCGTAGGGCTTACCAGCAGGTCTTGGATGTGCTGGATGAAAACCGCAG GCCAATGTTACGTGGTGGGTCAGCTGGTACCACCTCCTCTAACCCTCATCATGACAACACCAG ATACACTCTCTCCAGCTTCGAAACGACGCTCGAGGGAACCCCAGATGACATGACAGTCGTAGATGCTGCCTCCCTGAGAAGACAG ATAATCAAACTTAATCGCCGTCTCCAGCTCCTggaagaagagaacaaagagcGTGCTAAGAGGGAAATGATCATGTATTCCATTACTGTAGCTTTCTGGCTACTCAATAGCTGGCTTTGGTTTCGGCGCTAG
- the MFF gene encoding mitochondrial fission factor isoform X5 — protein sequence MSGAAFPSPAAEMAEMNRLQYEMEYTEGISQRMRVPEKLKVAPQNSDLDKNSLEGFPNASVTMQVPERIVVAGNSEDIPFSRPTDLDILQSTPFKPLALKTPPRVISLSDRPLDFLDLEKPPQQTPQSEEVRAVGRLKRERSMSENATRQNGQLARNDSMWHRSDTVPRNKMPRFQSPLSAKDCTPMLRGGSAGTTSSNPHHDNTRYTLSSFETTLEGTPDDMTVVDAASLRRQIIKLNRRLQLLEEENKERAKREMIMYSITVAFWLLNSWLWFRR from the exons CCGTCGCCGGCTGCCGAGATGGCCGAGATGAACCGGCTGCAGTACGAGATGGAATACACCGAGGGCATCAGCCAGCGCATGAGGGTCCCCGAGAAGCTCAAGGTGGCTCCTCAAAACTCTGACCTGGACAAGAACAGCCTGGAAGGATTCCCAAATGCCAGTGTAACCATGCAGGTTCCAGAGCGGATTGTAGTGGCAG GTAATAGTGAAGACATTCCATTTTCCAGACCAACAGACCTTGACATTCTTCAGTCTACTCCATTCAAACCACTGGCATTGAAAACTCCTCCCCGTGTTATTTCTCTTAGTGATCGACCGCTAGATTTTTTGGACCTAGAAAAACCTCCACAGCAGACACCTCAGAGTGAAGAG GTGCGCGCGGTGGGAAGGCTGAAGCGAGAGCGCTCCATGAGCGAGAACGCCACGCGGCAGAACGGGCAGCTGGCCCGCAACGACTCCAT GTGGCACAGATCAGATACTGTCCCAAGAAATAAAATGCCACGGTTCCAGTCACCTCTTTCGGCTAAGGATTGCAC GCCAATGTTACGTGGTGGGTCAGCTGGTACCACCTCCTCTAACCCTCATCATGACAACACCAG ATACACTCTCTCCAGCTTCGAAACGACGCTCGAGGGAACCCCAGATGACATGACAGTCGTAGATGCTGCCTCCCTGAGAAGACAG ATAATCAAACTTAATCGCCGTCTCCAGCTCCTggaagaagagaacaaagagcGTGCTAAGAGGGAAATGATCATGTATTCCATTACTGTAGCTTTCTGGCTACTCAATAGCTGGCTTTGGTTTCGGCGCTAG
- the MFF gene encoding mitochondrial fission factor isoform X3 — translation MSGAAFPSPAAEMAEMNRLQYEMEYTEGISQRMRVPEKLKVAPQNSDLDKNSLEGFPNASVTMQVPERIVVAGNSEDIPFSRPTDLDILQSTPFKPLALKTPPRVISLSDRPLDFLDLEKPPQQTPQSEEVRAVGRLKRERSMSENATRQNGQLARNDSIVTPSLQQARVCPPNMLPEDGINLYSARGILSFIQSSTRRAYQQVLDVLDENRSLDKDNRPMLRGGSAGTTSSNPHHDNTRYTLSSFETTLEGTPDDMTVVDAASLRRQIIKLNRRLQLLEEENKERAKREMIMYSITVAFWLLNSWLWFRR, via the exons CCGTCGCCGGCTGCCGAGATGGCCGAGATGAACCGGCTGCAGTACGAGATGGAATACACCGAGGGCATCAGCCAGCGCATGAGGGTCCCCGAGAAGCTCAAGGTGGCTCCTCAAAACTCTGACCTGGACAAGAACAGCCTGGAAGGATTCCCAAATGCCAGTGTAACCATGCAGGTTCCAGAGCGGATTGTAGTGGCAG GTAATAGTGAAGACATTCCATTTTCCAGACCAACAGACCTTGACATTCTTCAGTCTACTCCATTCAAACCACTGGCATTGAAAACTCCTCCCCGTGTTATTTCTCTTAGTGATCGACCGCTAGATTTTTTGGACCTAGAAAAACCTCCACAGCAGACACCTCAGAGTGAAGAG GTGCGCGCGGTGGGAAGGCTGAAGCGAGAGCGCTCCATGAGCGAGAACGCCACGCGGCAGAACGGGCAGCTGGCCCGCAACGACTCCAT TGTGACCCCATCACTGCAACAGGCCCGTGTCTGTCCTCCCAATATGTTACCTGAAGATGGAATTAATCTTTACTCTGCTCGTGGCATTTTGTCGTTTATCCAGTCTTCCACTCGTAGGGCTTACCAGCAGGTCTTGGATGTGCTGGATGAAAACCGCAG CTTGGACAAGGACAATAG GCCAATGTTACGTGGTGGGTCAGCTGGTACCACCTCCTCTAACCCTCATCATGACAACACCAG ATACACTCTCTCCAGCTTCGAAACGACGCTCGAGGGAACCCCAGATGACATGACAGTCGTAGATGCTGCCTCCCTGAGAAGACAG ATAATCAAACTTAATCGCCGTCTCCAGCTCCTggaagaagagaacaaagagcGTGCTAAGAGGGAAATGATCATGTATTCCATTACTGTAGCTTTCTGGCTACTCAATAGCTGGCTTTGGTTTCGGCGCTAG
- the MFF gene encoding mitochondrial fission factor isoform X6 — MSGAAFPSPAAEMAEMNRLQYEMEYTEGISQRMRVPEKLKVAPQNSDLDKNSLEGFPNASVTMQVPERIVVAGNSEDIPFSRPTDLDILQSTPFKPLALKTPPRVISLSDRPLDFLDLEKPPQQTPQSEEVRAVGRLKRERSMSENATRQNGQLARNDSMPMLRGGSAGTTSSNPHHDNTRYTLSSFETTLEGTPDDMTVVDAASLRRQIIKLNRRLQLLEEENKERAKREMIMYSITVAFWLLNSWLWFRR; from the exons CCGTCGCCGGCTGCCGAGATGGCCGAGATGAACCGGCTGCAGTACGAGATGGAATACACCGAGGGCATCAGCCAGCGCATGAGGGTCCCCGAGAAGCTCAAGGTGGCTCCTCAAAACTCTGACCTGGACAAGAACAGCCTGGAAGGATTCCCAAATGCCAGTGTAACCATGCAGGTTCCAGAGCGGATTGTAGTGGCAG GTAATAGTGAAGACATTCCATTTTCCAGACCAACAGACCTTGACATTCTTCAGTCTACTCCATTCAAACCACTGGCATTGAAAACTCCTCCCCGTGTTATTTCTCTTAGTGATCGACCGCTAGATTTTTTGGACCTAGAAAAACCTCCACAGCAGACACCTCAGAGTGAAGAG GTGCGCGCGGTGGGAAGGCTGAAGCGAGAGCGCTCCATGAGCGAGAACGCCACGCGGCAGAACGGGCAGCTGGCCCGCAACGACTCCAT GCCAATGTTACGTGGTGGGTCAGCTGGTACCACCTCCTCTAACCCTCATCATGACAACACCAG ATACACTCTCTCCAGCTTCGAAACGACGCTCGAGGGAACCCCAGATGACATGACAGTCGTAGATGCTGCCTCCCTGAGAAGACAG ATAATCAAACTTAATCGCCGTCTCCAGCTCCTggaagaagagaacaaagagcGTGCTAAGAGGGAAATGATCATGTATTCCATTACTGTAGCTTTCTGGCTACTCAATAGCTGGCTTTGGTTTCGGCGCTAG
- the MFF gene encoding mitochondrial fission factor isoform X7: MSGAAFPSPAAEMAEMNRLQYEMEYTEGISQRMRVPEKLKVAPQNSDLDKNSLEGFPNASVTMQVPERIVVAGNSEDIPFSRPTDLDILQSTPFKPLALKTPPRVISLSDRPLDFLDLEKPPQQTPQSEEVRAVGRLKRERSMSENATRQNGQLARNDSIYTLSSFETTLEGTPDDMTVVDAASLRRQIIKLNRRLQLLEEENKERAKREMIMYSITVAFWLLNSWLWFRR; encoded by the exons CCGTCGCCGGCTGCCGAGATGGCCGAGATGAACCGGCTGCAGTACGAGATGGAATACACCGAGGGCATCAGCCAGCGCATGAGGGTCCCCGAGAAGCTCAAGGTGGCTCCTCAAAACTCTGACCTGGACAAGAACAGCCTGGAAGGATTCCCAAATGCCAGTGTAACCATGCAGGTTCCAGAGCGGATTGTAGTGGCAG GTAATAGTGAAGACATTCCATTTTCCAGACCAACAGACCTTGACATTCTTCAGTCTACTCCATTCAAACCACTGGCATTGAAAACTCCTCCCCGTGTTATTTCTCTTAGTGATCGACCGCTAGATTTTTTGGACCTAGAAAAACCTCCACAGCAGACACCTCAGAGTGAAGAG GTGCGCGCGGTGGGAAGGCTGAAGCGAGAGCGCTCCATGAGCGAGAACGCCACGCGGCAGAACGGGCAGCTGGCCCGCAACGACTCCAT ATACACTCTCTCCAGCTTCGAAACGACGCTCGAGGGAACCCCAGATGACATGACAGTCGTAGATGCTGCCTCCCTGAGAAGACAG ATAATCAAACTTAATCGCCGTCTCCAGCTCCTggaagaagagaacaaagagcGTGCTAAGAGGGAAATGATCATGTATTCCATTACTGTAGCTTTCTGGCTACTCAATAGCTGGCTTTGGTTTCGGCGCTAG